Part of the Fundidesulfovibrio terrae genome is shown below.
CGCGACCGTGGTGCTCCCGTTCCTGGCGGCAATCGCCCTGTTGCTGCTTCGGGACAAGGGCTCCAGAAGCCTGATCGTGGTCGGAACCGCGGTGGTCCTGGCCGCGGCTTCCCTGGCCTTGGTCGGGCAAGGTTCCTTCGAGTACTCCCCTAAAAGCCTGCTGGGATTCGGTCTTGACGGGCTGGTCATGCTGCTCGATTTCGCCCTGCTGTTCGTCATCCTGGCCATGGCTCTGACGAAGCTCAAAAGCCCCCTGGTCGCCGCCCTGACGGCCGCCCAGATCGTCGGGCTCATCTACCTCGAATTCTTCATGGGACACGGCGCCGAAGTGGCAGCCCCGGCCATGTTCGCGGACAAACTCTCCCTGATCATGGTCCTGGTGATCTCCATCGTGGGCTCGCTCATCTGCGTGTACGCCCTGGGCTACATGCCGGAACACGAGGCGCACGTGCACGTTCCCAAGACCAAGCAGCCCCGGTTCTTCTTCTTCCTGGTGGCCTTCCTTGGCGCCATGAACGGCCTGGTGATGGCCAACAGCCTGCTGTGGCTGTACTTCTTCTGGGAAATCACCACGTTCTGTTCGTTCATGCTCATCGCCCATGACGGCGACGAGACCTCGGTGAAGAACGCCACCCGCGCCCTGTGGATGAACATGACCGGCGGCGTGGCCTTCGTGTTCGCCCTCATCTTCATGCAGAAGGCCGGCATGGGCCTGTACGTGACCGAACTCCTGAAGCCCGGCTTCTCCGCCGCCGGCGCCGTGGCCCTGATCCCGCTGTTCATGCTGTGCTACGCGGGCATCACCAAGAGCGCCCAGGTGCCCTTCCAGAGCTGGCTGACCGGCGCCATGGTGGCTCCCACCCCGGTCTCCGCGCTGCTGCACTCCTCCACCATGGTCAAGGCCGGCGTCTATCTGGTGCTGCGCCTGTCTCCCGCCTACGCGGGCACCATGCTCTCGGGCATGCTGGCCATGTTCGGCGCGTTCACCTTCCTGACCACCTCGGCCCTGGCCGTGGGACAGTCCAACGCCAAGAAGGTGCTGGCCTACTCCACCATCGCCAACCTGGGCCTGATCATCGCCTGCGCGGGCATCAACACCCCGGCCGCCATCACCGCGGCCATCGTCATCATCATCTTCCACGCCGTGAGCAAGGCCCTCATGTTCCTGTGCGTGGGCACCATCGAGCAGAAGATCCACTCCCGCGACCTGGAAGACATGCGCGGCCTGTACATGACCATGCCCAAGACCACCATCGTGGCCCTGATCGGCGTGTGCACCATGCTGCTGCCCCCCTTCGGCGTGCTGCTGGGCAAGTGGATGGCCATCGAGAGCGCCGCGGCCGTGAAGTACATGCCCGTGACCATCATGCTGGCCCTGGGCTCCGGCCTCACCGTGATGTTCTGGGCCAGATGGGCCGGCATCCTGCTCTCCACCCCGTACCCCAAGGGCGTCACCCCCGAGGTGCAGCCCGCCACCGTGCGCGGCCCGCTGGTGCTTCTGGCCTACGGCGCGCTCATCCTGTCGCTCTTCGTGCCTTTCCTGTACGGCGGCCTCATCGAGCCCGCGGTGCGCAGCTCCCACAAGGCGGCCGGATACGTCATGGACGCCTTCAACTTCGTCAGCGCCCAGGGCGTGTTCTACATCTACCCGCTGTTCCTGGTGCTGGGCGTGGGCTTCTACCTGGCCTTCAAGGCCGCCCGCAAGGTTGACCCCGCCAGCTGCGTGGGCCCCTACCTCTGCGGCGCCCAGGCGGCCGATGACGACAAGGCCTTCGTGTCCACCGGACGCGCCAACGTCGGCTACCAGGCCGGCAACTTCTACCTGTCCTGGATCTTCGGCGAGGAGCGCCTGACCGGTTCCATCAACGTGGTGGCCGGCGTGTTGCTCGCGGTGATGCTCGGACTGTTGCTTGGAGGGGTTATCTAATGGGTAAGCTCCTGCTCGCCACCATCGCCGTGATCCTGGCCCCGGTCGTGGGCGGCCTCATCGCCGGACTCGACCGCAAGCTCACCGCCTGGCTCCAGTCGCGTGTCGGCCCTCCGATCTTGCAGCCCTTCTACGACGTGTTCAAGCTGCTGGGCAAATCGCCCATGCTCATCAACCCCTGGCAGATCCTCACCGTGTGGGTCTACCTGGTGAGCTCCATGCTGACGGTGTTCCTGTTCTTCATGGGCTCCGACCTGCTGCTGATGTTCTTCGTGCTGACCATCGGCGCGGTGTTCTTCGTCATGGGCGCGCTGTCCACCCAGTCTCCGTACGCCCAGGTGGGCGCCCAGCGCGAACTGGTGACCATGCTCACCTATGAGCCGCTGATCATCCTGGTGTTCGTGTCCATCGCCATGGTCACGGGCAGCTTCAAGGTGTCGGAGGTGTTCACCTACGGCAAGCCGCTCCTGTACCAGCTGCCGCTGATGTTCGTGGTGCTGGGCTACGCGCTGACCATCAAGCTGCGCAAGTCGCCCTTCGACATCTCCGCCTGCCACCACGCCCACCAGGAAGTGGTGCGCGGCGTGCTCACGGAGTACTCCGGACCGCAGCTGGCCATGATCGAGATCGCCCACTGGTACGACGTGGTGTTCGTCCTGGGCCTGGTGGGCCTGTTCTGGGCCTCCAGCTTCTGGGGTTGCGCCGTCCTGCTCGCGGTGACCTACTTCGCGGAGCTGGTCATCGACAACGTCACCGCCCGCATGACCTACAAGTGGATGCTCAAGACCGTTTGGGGTTGGGGCCTGGCTCTGTCGGTGCTGAACCTGCTCTGGCTGTACGCCGGCTAATCCTTCTTATCGGGAGATCAACCCATGAGCATGCTCAAAGACTGGATCAACAAGGGCCGGCTGAAGTCCCCCTGGATCGTCCACTTCGACTGCGGCTCCTGCAACGGCTGCGACATCGAAGTGCTGGCCTGCCTGACTCCTCTGTACGACGTTGAACGCTTCGGCATCATCAACATCGGCGACCCCAAGCACGCGGACGTGCTGCTGGTCACGGGCACCGTGAACCACCGCAACAAGCACGTTCTCAAGAACATCTACGACCAGATGCCCTCGCCCAAGGCCGTCATCGCCATGGGCGCCTGCGGCCTGACCGGCGGCGTGTTCCGCGAGGCCTACAACGTGGTGGGCGGCGTGGACAAGGTCATCCCCGTGGACGTGTATGTCCGGGGCTGTCCTCCCAAACCCGAGGCCATCATCGACGGCGTGGTCCATGCCCTCGGCAAGGTCAAGGCCGCTCTCGAAGCCGCCGGTTAACGTTAAGCGCGAGCGAGGTATCCCACATGTTTGCCAATGAACAGGCCGTCACGGTGGACACCCTGATCCCCGAGTGCCAGAAGCGCTTCGACGAAGGGCTTCGCCTCGTGGGCGTCACCGCCGTGGAGATCAAGGCCGACAGCACCTTCGATGTGCTCTACCACTTCGACCAGGACCTGCAGGTGTCCCACCTGCGCGTGAACGTGCCCAAGGAAGCCCCCGTGCCGTCCATCTCCGGCGTGTACTTCCCGGCGCTCCTGTACGAAAACGAGATCAAGGACCAGTTCGGCGTGAACTTCCAGAACATCCTCATCGACTTCGGCTGCACCCTGTACCTGGAGCCCGAGGTGGTGAAGAGCCCGTTCTGCACCTTCACCTTTGCCCGCAAAGAAAAGGGCAAAGAGGAGGCCTAGACATATGCGTACCATACTGCCTTTCGGCCCCCAGCACCCGGTGCTGCCCGAGCCCATCCACCTGAAGCTGGTGGTCGAGGACGAAACGGTCGTCGAGGCCCTGCCCAACCTTGGGTATGTGCACCGCGGGCTGGAAAAGCTCACCGACATCCGCGACTACAACCAGATGGTCAACATCGTGGAGCGCGTGTGCGGCATCTGCTCGTGCATCCACTCCCTGAACTACTGCGAGGCCGTGGAGAAGCTCATGGGCCTGGAAGTGCCCCAGCGGGCCAACTTCCTGCGCGTGATGTGGGGCGAGATCCACCGCATCCACTCCCACCTGCTGTGGCTTGGCCTCTTCGCCGACGGCTTCGGCTTCGAGTCCCTGTTCATGCAGTTCTGGCGCATCCGCGAGCGCGCCATGGACCTCATGGAAGCCACGGCCGGCAACCGCGTGGTCATCTCCACCAACATCGTGGGCGGCGTCCGCAAGGACATCACCCCCGAGCAGAAGGCCTGGATCCTGGCCGAGACCGACAAGATCGAAAACGAGGTCCGGGCCCTGGAGAAGACCATCCTGGACGACTACACCGTCAAGAAGCGCTGCTGCGGCAAGGGCGTGCTCACCAAGGAGCAGGCCCACCAGCTTGGCGCGGTCGGCCCCATGCTGCGCGGCTCGGGCTGGGCCCAGGACGTGCGCCAGACCGGCTACGCCGCCTACGGCCAGCTCGATTTCGAGCCGGTGGTGGAATACGACGGCGACTCCTACGCCCGCTGCAAGGTGCGCTTCCGCGAGGTTTACGCCGCGGCCGACCTGGTCCGCCAGTGCCTGGCCAAGCTGCCCGAGGGCGAGCTTGCCGTGAAGGTGAAGGGCAAGCCCGAGGGAGAAGTCTGGCATCGCGTGGAGCAGCCCCGGGGCGAGCTCTACTACTACATCAAGGGTAACGGTTCGAAAAACTTGGAGCGCGTGCGCATCCGCACTCCAACATTCGCCAACATCCCGCCGCTCCTGGCCGTGCTGCCCGGATGCGAGCTGGCGGACGTGCCCGTGATCGTGCTGTCCATCGACCCGTGCATCTCCTGCACGGAGCGTTAAGAGGAGCCGCCTCATGTTCGAGATGACCAAAAACGTCCTGCAGAACCTGATGGGGAAATCCTCCACCAGGCTCTACCCCTTCACCAAGCGCGAACCGTATGAGCGTTTCAGGGGCACCCTGGATATCAACGTGGACGAGTGCATCTTCTGCGGCACCTGCGCCAAGAAGTGCCCCAGCCAGTGCATCGAGGTGGACATCAAGGGCCGCACCTGGACCTGCGATTCCTTCGCCTGCGTGTACTGCTCCAACTGCGTGGAGGCCTGTCCCACCCAGTGCATGACCATGGACCCGGTCACCAAGCCGCCCGCATACGAGAAGGACGTGATCTTCTACAAGGGCAAGCCCAAGGAGCCCAAGAAGGCCAAGGCCAAGGAATAGCCCTTTTCCTAGCGGCTGTTTCCGGCACCCCTAAAAGCGCGCCGGCCCGGTTCACCCGGGCCGGCGTTTTTTTTTGCTTTCAAGGCGGCTTCCGGCTTGGCTCACGGAGAAGCCCCGTTTCGAACGGCGCGAAGCAAGGCAGGATTCCAAAGGAGCGACGCTCCTGTGGCCGCCGGAGGCTGTACCCCCCCATCCTCCGCCGATGCACTGGGGAGCGCTTCTTCGCGCGAAATCGTCCGGGAGTTCAGGGAATACGATCACACTTGGGGGTCTTTCCCCTGCAAAGCCTGCTCAGCGCGGCAGCGCCCGCAGCCTCTCGAGGGCGGTCTGGTTCAGCGGATCGTAGCCGAGCATGGTGCGCCACAGCCGCACGGCCTCCACCGTGTTCCCCCGCGACATGGCCCGTTCGGCCTGCCGGGAGAGCGTGGTCAGCAGGGCGAAGCGCGCCCGGGCGTCGAGCGGGTCGAGGGCCAGGGCCTGCCTCCAGGCGTCCTGGGCCAGACCCTCCTGCCCGATGCGCCGGTACACCTCCCCGACAGCCACCAGGGCGCGCGTGCCCCTGGGGTTCAGCTCCAGGGAACGTTCCAGCTCCATGCGGGCGTTGGCGGTCAGGCCCAGGCGCGAAAAGGTGTCTCCCAGGGCCAGATGCAGGTCGGCGTCGTCTCCGGCCGATGCCTGGGCGCGAGCCAGGTACGCGGCCGCTTCCCGGCGGCGGTCGCGGGCCAGGAACGTGGCGGCGGTGCCCAGGCAGGCCCAGCCGTTGGCCGGATCGAGCGAAAGCACGCGGGCGTAGTCCCCTTGGGCCGCGGCGGGGTCGCCTTGCCAAAGCTGCAGGTGCCCCCGCCATGTGAGGGCCAGCAGGTTCCCGGAGTCGGACGCGAGCACCTGGGAGAGTCCGTCCAGGGCGGCCCGGACATTGCCGGAAGCGGCGTCGATCTGGGCCAGGCGGATGCGGGCGAAAGCGTCCGAGGGGTCGAGTTTCAGGGCGTCCTGCACGGCGCGGCGGGCGGCCTCCAGGTTGTTCTTGGCCTGCCACTCCTGGGACAGGAACAGCTGGTCCATGACCATTTGGGCGTCCTCCTGGGCGCACGGCGCGGCCACGGGCCTCAGGATGGCCCAGGCAAGGGCCAGTATGCACAGGGAGCGGGTCATGTGCCGGAGGGCCTCTTGAAGGCCGAGAAGGCTTCGAGACTGTCGATGTATTCCCGGGTCATGGCGTTAATCTTGGGTATGTTGAGGGCGAAGACCGAGGAGAGCCTGGGATCGCGGAAGCGGTGCAGGCTGCGGGTGGTGCGGGACGCGAACCCGCGACGGGGCTTGTGCTCGCCGCCCATGCCGGGGTCGAAGCGGGTAAGGCCCCGGGCGATGGCCCATTCGATGGGCGCGTAATAGCACAGCTCGAAGTGCAGGAAGGCGATTTCCTCGGCCGCGCCCCAGTAGCGGCCAAAGAGCGCGCCGCCGCCGTGGGCCAGAAGCGCCAGGCCTACTGGTTCCTCCTGTCCCCGCAGGAAGGCCGCCGAAAACGCCAGGCGGTCCCGGAAGCAGTCAGCCAGGCCCTCGAAAAAGGCGCGTGGCAGGTACTTGCACCCCCATTCCCCGAACTTGTCGTTGGTGTCCTCGTAGTAGTCGTACATGAGGGAAAACCACGAATCCGGAGCATCGGTGCCGGGCACCACGGCCACCTCCACGCCGGAGTCGCGCAGGCGCTGGCGTTCCCGGCGGATGTTCTTGCGCTGCCCGGCCCTGAACCGGTCCAGAAAGTCGTCGAAGTCGCGGTAACCCGGGTTTTGCCAGAGGAATCCCTGGTGCTCCCAGGCTATGAAATCGAAGTCTTCCAGCTCGTCGGCGAAGTCGTCCCCGGCGAAGAGCACGTGCAGTCCGGAGAGGTCATGGGCCTCGGCCAGGCGGCTCATGGCTTCGAGCATGGCCCCGGACAGCGCCGGGCGCGAGATGCCGGGCAGGGCCAGGAAACGGTATCCGGCCACGGGGGTGAAGGGCGTGGCGGCCACGAGCTTGGGGTAGTAGGGCAGGTCCATGCGGGAAGCCGCGTCGGCCCAAATCTGGTCGTAGACGAACTCGGCCTGGCCGTGCCCCTTGAGATAGAGGGGGGCGGCCCCGGCCAGCACGTTTCCGGCGCGCACCCCGCAGTGGGCGGGCAGCCAGCCGGTTTCGGGGCGCACCGCGCCGGAGGTCTCCAGCAGGTCGAGCCATTCCCAGCGCATGAAGGGGGTGTCGTCCCGGGTCATGGCGTTCCATTCTTCGCGGTTGAAGGAACGCATGGACGGCGCGAAAAAGATGGCGAGGGATGGAGATGGGCTGGTCATGGGGGAAACGGCCGGAACGAGGGACGTCCCGGCCGTGCGTACGGCATTACTTGATGTTGGCCCAGGCTTCCCCGTTCTTGAGGAACAAGTTGATCTCCACGGCCTTGCAGATGTCCACGTCCTTGATGGTGTAGGCCATCTTCTCGCGGACAACGTATTTGAGGTCCCACATGCAGTCGCCCTCGTCGTGGGGCACGGCGATGTTCACCCTCTTGCCCTCCTTGAGCTTCCACTTGTCCAGCAGGTTGGGCCCCCACTTGCCGCTCCCGGCCGGAGCCAGGCGGATCTGCTTGATCTGCTGGTCCACCGAGTTGATGAAAACGATGCGCTTTTCGGCGGCCAGGGCTTGTGAGGCCAGGGCCAGGGTCAGTGCCAGTACGACGAGAATTCTCGGCATTGTTGTCCTCCGCGTGGGTTCAGGCATTGCCAGCAGGTTGCTCGTACAAGGATTTGGCCCAAACAAGCGCCTCGCAATAGGAACTGGCCACGGTGATGGGGTCCAGCCCCAGGGTGCGGGTCAGTTCGTCAAGGTTGCTCCAGTCGCCCGACTCGAAACACCGGGCGACGCTCAGCCAGTCGGCGTAGCGGTTCTTCTCGCCGCACAGGGCTGCCTTGACCTCGTCGTCCAGGGGCAGCGATCCGACCAGCTCGCGCATGGGGGTGTCCAGCATGGGCTCAAGCAGGGAGAAGAGCCCCATGAGGAAAAGGGTGTCCGGGGAGACGCTCTGCACATGGTGGTTGTGCGCGGCGCGTTCCAGGAACTTGGCCCGGATGGACGACAGGTAGGGCAGCTCCGAGGTCTTGTCCGCGGGCATGACGTCGGAGAGCACCACCAGCCACAGCCAGCTCTTGATCTGCTGCCAGCCGAGCATCATGATGGCGTGGCGGATGGAGTCCACCTTGTAGCGCAGCCCGAAAGCCAGGGAATTGATGAAGGTGAGCAGCCTGAAGCTTATGGACACGTCGGACTCGATGTTGCGGGTGAGTTCCTCCAGGTCCATGTCGTCTTTTTCCAGGGTGCGGTAGATGTTCAGCCGGGTGATCTTGTTGGAGGGCAGCTTGCGCCCGGGCACGATGATGGGCTTTTCGAAGAAGAAGCCCTGGAACAGGTTGAAGCCGAGCTGTTTCGCCAGCTGGAACTGGGCGTCGTCCTCCACGCGCTTGGCCGCCAGCAGGCACTGGCAGGTCCCAAGCTCCGCCAGGGTGGCCTTGAGCCCGGCTTCGTCCTTGCCCGGCATGTCGATGAAGACGATGTCGGCCAGCTCCAGGAGCTTCGGCGTGCACTCCCCCGGGATGAAGTGGTTGAGGGCCAGGCTGTAGCCTTTGCCCTTCACCGCGCGCAGGGCCGCTTCGTATTCGGCGGGAAGTTCCGCCACGGGCTCCACCTCGATCACCGTGGTCTGGGGCGCCAGGGCCGCGGGCACGTCGGAGAGGATGGACATGCGCGAAAAGTGTATGAATATCTTCTTGCCCGCCTGGTTGGGCTCCGGCGGGGAGAGCAGGGCGGTGGAGATCACCGAGAGGGTGGCCACGTCCTTGTCGGAGAAATTGGCGGATTTCTCCAGGGGGCTCTTGCGGTAGAGCAGCTCATAGCCG
Proteins encoded:
- a CDS encoding 4Fe-4S dicluster domain-containing protein produces the protein MFEMTKNVLQNLMGKSSTRLYPFTKREPYERFRGTLDINVDECIFCGTCAKKCPSQCIEVDIKGRTWTCDSFACVYCSNCVEACPTQCMTMDPVTKPPAYEKDVIFYKGKPKEPKKAKAKE
- a CDS encoding EAL and HDOD domain-containing protein: MSTDTGTQIYVDTFFARQPVFDADKHVFGYELLYRKSPLEKSANFSDKDVATLSVISTALLSPPEPNQAGKKIFIHFSRMSILSDVPAALAPQTTVIEVEPVAELPAEYEAALRAVKGKGYSLALNHFIPGECTPKLLELADIVFIDMPGKDEAGLKATLAELGTCQCLLAAKRVEDDAQFQLAKQLGFNLFQGFFFEKPIIVPGRKLPSNKITRLNIYRTLEKDDMDLEELTRNIESDVSISFRLLTFINSLAFGLRYKVDSIRHAIMMLGWQQIKSWLWLVVLSDVMPADKTSELPYLSSIRAKFLERAAHNHHVQSVSPDTLFLMGLFSLLEPMLDTPMRELVGSLPLDDEVKAALCGEKNRYADWLSVARCFESGDWSNLDELTRTLGLDPITVASSYCEALVWAKSLYEQPAGNA
- a CDS encoding NADH-quinone oxidoreductase subunit L; this translates as MDILVFATVVLPFLAAIALLLLRDKGSRSLIVVGTAVVLAAASLALVGQGSFEYSPKSLLGFGLDGLVMLLDFALLFVILAMALTKLKSPLVAALTAAQIVGLIYLEFFMGHGAEVAAPAMFADKLSLIMVLVISIVGSLICVYALGYMPEHEAHVHVPKTKQPRFFFFLVAFLGAMNGLVMANSLLWLYFFWEITTFCSFMLIAHDGDETSVKNATRALWMNMTGGVAFVFALIFMQKAGMGLYVTELLKPGFSAAGAVALIPLFMLCYAGITKSAQVPFQSWLTGAMVAPTPVSALLHSSTMVKAGVYLVLRLSPAYAGTMLSGMLAMFGAFTFLTTSALAVGQSNAKKVLAYSTIANLGLIIACAGINTPAAITAAIVIIIFHAVSKALMFLCVGTIEQKIHSRDLEDMRGLYMTMPKTTIVALIGVCTMLLPPFGVLLGKWMAIESAAAVKYMPVTIMLALGSGLTVMFWARWAGILLSTPYPKGVTPEVQPATVRGPLVLLAYGALILSLFVPFLYGGLIEPAVRSSHKAAGYVMDAFNFVSAQGVFYIYPLFLVLGVGFYLAFKAARKVDPASCVGPYLCGAQAADDDKAFVSTGRANVGYQAGNFYLSWIFGEERLTGSINVVAGVLLAVMLGLLLGGVI
- a CDS encoding NADH-quinone oxidoreductase subunit C yields the protein MFANEQAVTVDTLIPECQKRFDEGLRLVGVTAVEIKADSTFDVLYHFDQDLQVSHLRVNVPKEAPVPSISGVYFPALLYENEIKDQFGVNFQNILIDFGCTLYLEPEVVKSPFCTFTFARKEKGKEEA
- a CDS encoding tetratricopeptide repeat protein, translated to MTRSLCILALAWAILRPVAAPCAQEDAQMVMDQLFLSQEWQAKNNLEAARRAVQDALKLDPSDAFARIRLAQIDAASGNVRAALDGLSQVLASDSGNLLALTWRGHLQLWQGDPAAAQGDYARVLSLDPANGWACLGTAATFLARDRRREAAAYLARAQASAGDDADLHLALGDTFSRLGLTANARMELERSLELNPRGTRALVAVGEVYRRIGQEGLAQDAWRQALALDPLDARARFALLTTLSRQAERAMSRGNTVEAVRLWRTMLGYDPLNQTALERLRALPR
- a CDS encoding NADH-quinone oxidoreductase subunit B family protein encodes the protein MLKDWINKGRLKSPWIVHFDCGSCNGCDIEVLACLTPLYDVERFGIINIGDPKHADVLLVTGTVNHRNKHVLKNIYDQMPSPKAVIAMGACGLTGGVFREAYNVVGGVDKVIPVDVYVRGCPPKPEAIIDGVVHALGKVKAALEAAG
- a CDS encoding GNAT family N-acetyltransferase; translated protein: MTSPSPSLAIFFAPSMRSFNREEWNAMTRDDTPFMRWEWLDLLETSGAVRPETGWLPAHCGVRAGNVLAGAAPLYLKGHGQAEFVYDQIWADAASRMDLPYYPKLVAATPFTPVAGYRFLALPGISRPALSGAMLEAMSRLAEAHDLSGLHVLFAGDDFADELEDFDFIAWEHQGFLWQNPGYRDFDDFLDRFRAGQRKNIRRERQRLRDSGVEVAVVPGTDAPDSWFSLMYDYYEDTNDKFGEWGCKYLPRAFFEGLADCFRDRLAFSAAFLRGQEEPVGLALLAHGGGALFGRYWGAAEEIAFLHFELCYYAPIEWAIARGLTRFDPGMGGEHKPRRGFASRTTRSLHRFRDPRLSSVFALNIPKINAMTREYIDSLEAFSAFKRPSGT
- a CDS encoding respiratory chain complex I subunit 1 family protein: MGKLLLATIAVILAPVVGGLIAGLDRKLTAWLQSRVGPPILQPFYDVFKLLGKSPMLINPWQILTVWVYLVSSMLTVFLFFMGSDLLLMFFVLTIGAVFFVMGALSTQSPYAQVGAQRELVTMLTYEPLIILVFVSIAMVTGSFKVSEVFTYGKPLLYQLPLMFVVLGYALTIKLRKSPFDISACHHAHQEVVRGVLTEYSGPQLAMIEIAHWYDVVFVLGLVGLFWASSFWGCAVLLAVTYFAELVIDNVTARMTYKWMLKTVWGWGLALSVLNLLWLYAG
- a CDS encoding nickel-dependent hydrogenase large subunit — encoded protein: MRTILPFGPQHPVLPEPIHLKLVVEDETVVEALPNLGYVHRGLEKLTDIRDYNQMVNIVERVCGICSCIHSLNYCEAVEKLMGLEVPQRANFLRVMWGEIHRIHSHLLWLGLFADGFGFESLFMQFWRIRERAMDLMEATAGNRVVISTNIVGGVRKDITPEQKAWILAETDKIENEVRALEKTILDDYTVKKRCCGKGVLTKEQAHQLGAVGPMLRGSGWAQDVRQTGYAAYGQLDFEPVVEYDGDSYARCKVRFREVYAAADLVRQCLAKLPEGELAVKVKGKPEGEVWHRVEQPRGELYYYIKGNGSKNLERVRIRTPTFANIPPLLAVLPGCELADVPVIVLSIDPCISCTER